GCATAGATATAAATGcctacctttaaaaagaaaaaagagaacaatatCTCAATAACTTAACCTTCCAACTACAgactgcatgtttgtgtcccccaaagtTCACGTGTTGAAATCTAATCACCAGTCAGATGGTATTTCGAcatggggcctctgggaggtaattaggtcatgaggatggggtCTTCctgagtgggattagtgcccttataaaagagaccccagagcgCTTCTCTTGCTCCTTCCATCATgtaaagacacagcaagaagatgatTATCTGTGAATCAGGGAACTGGCCCTCAGCACACACCAAACCTGTCAATGCCTTAATCATGGACTTCCCTCCCTTTAGAAACAaattgttgtttaagccactcgcTGATATTAAAAATACCAGTCTCTGGTACTTCTTTTAACAGCAGTGCAAATCAGCTAAGACAGAAAGTGGTACTGACAGAAGGATGCTGCCATAAAAACCCATACAATACACTAATGACCAAAAAGCAtacgaaaagatgttcagcatcagtAATCTTTaggaaaacacaaagcaaaactgcAACAAGACACCACCTCACCGACTGTTAGGATGGCTTgtaaaaaaatcccagaaaatatgttgacaaagatgtggagaaaccaAAACCCTTGTGCCCTGTTAGCAGGAACGTACGATAGAGCCGCTGCGGCAATTCCTCAAGGAATTCAAAAGGGAATCACTGCAAGAGCTGACTGTTCCACTTCAGGGTCTAGATCCGAAAAACTGCAGTCACGAGGTCATACTGATACAAACAAGTACTTAATTAGATACAGTGAGGAGGGACAAAGGCAACTTTTGTTTATAGCAGAATTTCAAATTACGgatgtgaaagaaaagaaggaaatcaaaaaGTCACCATTAGGCAAACACCACAGTAAAAACTGTTCCAGGCAAGATCCACTGACGGGTGCAAATATGAGGGGGTACGTACGCGTTTGAGGAGAGACAGAAATGATATATTCTCAAACTGCCTCCTCAGCATATCTATGAAATAAAAACGGAAACACAGTAACTCCACAGGGTTGAAAACTGGTAGAAACCAATTTAATCAAGTGGTCAAGGTTGACATCACCCTAGTAAGATATGCTGGCATCATGAACCCCATGACGTGCACTGAGAAAAGGACGCAATGTCATTCCCATGagattcttgccaaaaatgtgtAACTTCACTCCGGTTATGAGAAAACTGTGACAGCATAACTGGTCACTACTCTGGACAAGGGTCAGGTGATGAAACGCAAGGCTGAGGAACTGCTGGAGACCAAAGCGAACTAACGACCAAATGCGATGAGGGGTCCTGGGTTAGatcctggaacaggaaaaggacattagtggaaacACTGTGGAAATCAGAATGAGGTCTGCAGTTTACTTAATAATACTTACGTatggcaaaggaaaccatcaccactatgaaaaagcaacctaccaaatgggagaaaatatttgcaaatcgctTATCTGACAACGGATTAACAACCAAAATATcgtaagtcaaaaatgcattttactGAACACCCTCACTTAGCCTTACCTTCCTTAAATGTGCTCAAAACACATTCGCCTACgtttgggcaaaatcatctaacacaaagcctgttttataataaactgtTAAAAACATCATGTAATTTATTGCATACTATCctgaaaatcaaaaccagaatggtTGTATGAGTGCAGAATGATTTGAAGTGTATCTGTCGATTACCCTTGTGATTGTGTGGTTGACTGGGAGATACAACTGTCACCACTCAGCATCACAAGACTGCACCACACCACATATTGATAGGCTAGGAAAAGgtcaaaattgaaaatttgacATGTGGTTTCCACTGAATGTGTATCATtttcacaccatcataaagtcaaaaaatcataaGTCAAACCACCTTAAGTTGGACACCATCTGTAGAAATCATACAATGCCTACATCGTgggattaaattagaaatcagcaaCAGAAAGATAGTTGAAAAATCCCAagatatgtggagattaaacaaaacatttctaaataacacatgggttaAAGAAGTAatctcaagggaaataaaataatattttaaactaaaggaaaatgaaagtgcaacttatcaaaatttgtaggatgTGGTGAAAGTGATGcatagaaggaaatttaaagcATTAAATGCATATATCAGAAAAGAAGAGCAATCAAAAATCAAACATCCAAGCTTCTACcttaggaactagaaaaaaagaagagcaaattaaatccaaagtaagcagaagaaaagaaataatgagaattaaagattttatttatttctcaaaaagagagagtacaagcagggggagtggcaggcagagggagaagcaggctccctgctgagcaaggaccccccccccaccccgcaacacgggacttgatcccaggaccccagcatcatgacctgagcctaacgcagatgcctaactgactgagccacccaggcatcccaaaataaagagaactagagtagaaatcaatgaaattaaagatgggaaatcaataaagaaaatcactaaAACCAAAacctggttctctgaaaagatcaataaaatcaataattgtCTAGACAGGCTaactaagagaaaaaagagagggcaTTAATTACCAATAAGTGAAAGATGTATATCACTACAGACCCTGTGGacataaaaggataataaagcaATAGAATGAAGAATTCTCTCCCACAAATTTAATAACCTAGATGAAACAGGCCAATTCCTTCAAAGGtacaatctgccaaaactcacacaagaagaaagagGCAATCTGAATAGgcttatatctattaaagaaatttaataataattaataaacttCCAGAACAGAAAGCAGCAGGCCCAGATGGGTTAACTGGTGAATTCTCCAAACACGTTAAGGAAAACTCAtatcaattctctacaatctctttcagaagatGGAAGTAGAGTGAATACTTCCTAATTCactctatgaagccagcattaccctaataccaaaatggacaaaaacattacaagaaaactatacaccaatatctcttatgagtaaaaatgctcaacaaaatattggtaaattaaatccaacaatgtataaaaagaattgtaCACCACAACCAACTGGGATTTATCCCAGATAGGCAAAGCtggttaaatattcaaaaataaattagtataatccatcacatcaacaggctgaagaagaaaaaccacatgatcatattaacagacacagaaaaagcatttgacaaaatctatcACCAAGTCATGAAAAAACTGTCAATAAACTAAGAATAGAGGAGAGCTGCctcaacttgattaaaaaaaaaaaaaggccacaaaAATCTGCAGCTAGCATCATATTTCATGGTGAGAAACTCAGAGCTTTTCCacaaagatcaggaacaaggcaaggatattcCCTCTTACCACTGCTTTCAGCATTGTATTGGAATTCTTAGCTAATGAAATAAGNaaaaaaaaaaaaaaaaaaaaaaaaaaaaaaaaaaaaaaaaaaagaagaaagaaagaaaaagaaagaaagaaaaggcattcagattaggaagaaagaagtaaaactgtctttgttcaaaGATGATACGATTATCTACGtacaaaatccaaaagaatcaattttaaaaacctgGCACTAAAAAGGGATTACAGTtgtgttgcaggatacaaggttaatatgcaaaagccgatcactttcctatatactagcaataaacaagcggaaattgaaattaaaaacacaatactatTTACATCAGCAGCCCCAAATGAAATACTTATAAATGTAATCTaacaaatatgtacaagatctatataaggaaaactataaaatccttttttttttttaaagactttatttatttatttgacagagagagcacaagcagggagagtggcaggcagagggagaaggagaggcaaagagcctgatgtggggtttgatcccaggaccctgggatcatgacccaagccaaaggcagatgcttaacccactgaaccacaaGGCACTCGTAAACTACAAAatcctgatgaaagaaatcaaagaactaaataaatggagatatagtCCAAGTTTATGGACAGGAAAAACTCAATGTTGTCaggatgtcagttcttcccaatttaatttacagattcaatacaatcccaacCAAAATCCCAACAAGTTATATTGTAGATATTAAGAAAGTGATTCTGCAGTTTAGATGGAGAAGCAAAAGACCTGGAATAGAttatattgaaggagaagaacaaagttggagaactgatACTACCCAAtgtcaaaacttactataaagctatgcTAATTAGGACAGTGTGCCATTGGGAAAAGACTAGACAAATAGGTCAAAGGGACAGAATAAAGACCCCAGAGATAGAACCCTATAAATagagtcaactgatctttgacaaaggagcagagGTAATTCACTGGAGCAAAGGTAATCTTCAACGAATGGTACCATTCGTACCACAGACCTTACACATTCTCACAAAAAtcagctcaaaatggatcacagacctaaatataaaacacaaactatcaaacttctagaagataatatagaagaaaatgtacatgactttgggtttggtgatgactttCTATGTGCAACACCAGAAGCAAGCACaatctacaaaagaaagaaatggcaagctgggactcaggtcatgatctcaaggtcatgagatcaagcccttcctCAAATGACAGGAACTCTCATTTGTTGCTGGTGAGaacgcaaaatggtacagccactgtgggagACACTTTGACaatgagaaaattaaacacaCCCTTACCATGTGATTTAGTAATCACATTCCTTTGGTATTTATGCAAATGAATTGAAGTGTTATtcccacacaaaaacctgcacacgaTGTTTACAGtagccttattcataattgctaaaacttggaagcaaccaagatctCCTTTGGTAGGTGAAGGCATCAATGAACTTAGTACATCCAGATAACAGCACTAAAAAGAAGTGACTcatcaagccatgagaagacatgaaggaacttaaatacatattaccaaatgtaagaagccaatctgaggggtgcctgggtggctcagtcagttgagtgtctgcctttggctcaggtcataatcccggagTCAAGAGATTGAGCcacgtgtggggctccctgctcagcggggagtctgcttctccctctgaccctccccccccatcccgctcatgctctctctctctctgtctcatattccctctcaaataaataaataaaatttaaaaaaaaaagaagacaatctgaaaaggctaaaCATTGTAcgattccaactatgtgacattctggaaaacacaaggctatggagacagtaaaatgatCAGTGGGCCAGGGGTTAGGAGAGAAGGAATGATGAACAGGGGAGCACAGAGGACTCTGCAGGCAGTGAAACTCCTCCATGATATTGTAACAGTGGATACGCGCCGTTACACATTTGTTACAACTCAGAATGcgcaccaagagtgaaccttgAAGTAAACTATGGATTCTGGGTGACAATGATGTGTCGCCGTAGACTTACGTACCACTTTGGCAGGGAATGTGGGTAACCGGGGAGGCCATGGGTGTGGGCAGCCAGGGGTATGTGGTCGCTCTGGACTTCCCACTCAGTTTTGCTATGAATCTAAAgctgttcttaaaaaattaaaaaaaaaacggactttacataacattttttaataaaataaaatagaagttttaattttttcacaagaaagaaaattgccCAAAACTTAATGACATGTTTTCAGTTTAAAAGGGCCCACTGTGCATCTGGCATCgcagatgaaaacaaaactacCCTGGGGTACATCACTGTAACAGTTGGAGCATGGGAGCCCAGAAAATTTCCTACAAATTTCCAGAGGGACAGTTGGAAAAGATCTGGATTCAAATGCTTTTGGACTTCTGAGCAGCAATATTGGGAGACAGGATGCAAAAGCAAAGGCattaaaaattcttgaaagaaaattatCTCCTGCCTGAAACTCTGTGTGTGTTAGGATGTGTTTCCCCAAGAAAGAAGAAGACCTGGGAGGCAAGGATCAGGAGGGGCCCTCAGGAGAGAGGTGAAGGGAAGTCCCAGGGCAGGGGTGACTGCAGGGTGACAGCCCTCAAGGTTGTCAGAGGGCGCTGTCTACCACAGCCAGAGTGGGTCAGCAGGCTCCTGGGCATACTTTCCTGGGAAGATGAGATTCTGAGAACAATTCATTTACCCAAATCTGCTGAGAAGAGTTTTATAAAAAAGGCCAGGAGTTTAGGGTTAAatcacagagaaacagagaaaaaggaagcaaatggaAAAACCTATTATTGACTCCAGAGGACAAAAGCTTTGAGGGGTAATAAAAGCAATCAATCTTAGTTAACAACATGTTCTGGCTTGGAATATATTGGTAGTATTATGCAAATGGTGAACAAGGCTTCTGACTGACCCAAATTCTGATCTACTGTACTGGTAGgatgagaaaaagggaaggatgcaaatggaaaaaaggatagcaaggaggaaagagaactGAATATTCATCATAAACCACAGAAAATGCCTACACCTGAAAATCAAGAAATTTAGAAACGGGGGaggtaaataccaaaagaaagaGTTAAAATCATGGTTCCTCTGGAGAAGAAGctaatggggtggggggagggttgggCTGCTTGTCAACAACTGAAGGCTCTGGGATTTTACCTAACTCGCATGGTAACAAGTTAACAAgttcatggatgctggcagaagacacaacACCCGGAGAACAGACACACAGGAGTTATTATGTACAATGACAGTATTATGGTTCTATTTTGTCCTCTGAACCCCAATTCTCACAGCGTGGTGCCAAGGAAGCCTGCCGGCGCCTGTGCACCCAGTGGGTTGCACTGCAGGAATAGAAGCCCCAAGCTGAGGGAAAGTGAGTGTTAACAATGGACAGTAAGTCAGCCTGCCTTTTGGTGGTGAGGAAGATGCTGCCTGTCCAAGGCTGTTTGTTATCCAAACATCCTTAAGAGGACTGAGGAACGAAGAAGGGTACTTAGTGCCTTGCTCACAAGTCATACAGAAATGCAACCGACCCACGGGGAACTCATACTCAGAACTGCCATTTGTTTTTACAATCGACCTccctgaatgattttttttttcaaatcatatacACGTATaaccttcataaaaataaaaatctactaagttagatatttttaattattaaaacaattcGCCTAACCCTTACTCCCACTGACTGGggattttttctttccaaaggagAAACAACGTGGGAGAAAATTGGGAACAGATGTTTTGTGGAACTTGGTGCAGAGTGGGCTCGTCCCTTGTCGGGGCCGGTTCAACCCCAGGGATCAGACCCAGCAGCAGCGAGCAAGGTCCTGAGGCCGCCGACCCCGCCCTTCCCTGGTCCCGGCCGCACCTCCCGGGCAGGTTCCCCTGCGGCCACGAGCGAGTGCGAGTCCTGCACCTGCGAGGCCCGGAGCCGGCACCCACACCTCGGGCTGTGGGACATTTGCAAGCCCCGTGTGTCCAGGGCGTGGAGCAGCCCGTTCATAGTTTGTGTTGTTCACAGTTATCCGACACAGTGTCAGTGGAGCCCCCTGAAAGTCAAGAAATACCAACAGAGACGGAGGACGTAGCCAATGGGGGCTCGTCTCGGGGCTGAAGGCCCGGACGGGTCACCCGAGCCCCTGCTTTCGGGGGCAGGTTGGGAGAGAGGTCGGCCCCCTCCTCAGAGCCAGCAGATCCCCCGCCAGGGGCACTCGGCGGGCCGCACGCCCCCCTCGCTGGAGCTCGCAGGCGCTTGGGGCGCTGGAGGACCGGTGTGTGCAGCCGGCCCACGTCCGGCCTGGCGCTGGGTCCCATCAGTGCCACCTTGACCGCTCCCTCGCCCGGCCTGGGACCTGAGCCGCGGGGGCGGGCGATCCGCAGCTTCGCGGAGTCTGCTCTGCGCTCTCAACCCCCCTCAGGCAACGCCAACGCCACCGCCCGGAGCCGCGGAGGAGGGCCGAGCTGTGCAGATCCCGTTTATCAGCCCCATCTCCCATTACATAAGGCGGGGCCCCTATCTCTAAGGGGCATCAGTGTGACCACCCGGCCAGCGGTTTGGTGGGTCTGGGGGGTTGAGGAGCCTTGACTCATCTTGGTGCAGAGCTTTGGGACTCCCGCATCCCACGCATCCCACGGTGGTTCCCTGCTCTTTCCCTCAACACAGAGACCCCattctacaggtgaggaaactggggcCCACAGAGGTGTGATACAGCCAAGTGACAGCACTCCAGGCACTGGGCGGCCAGcgaggggcaggggctggcttCTGGGTGTCAGGGCTTGCAAGTGGGATGGGAAGGTTGGAATTTGGCCAcaagagagggtgggaggagagagtggGCAAGGCTGGGAAGCATCAGAGCAGGAGCAGCCCCATCACTTGGGACAGTCTTGCGAGGAGGTTGAGCCTCACTGGGGTAGGACAAAGGAAGCCTGAGAGGGCAGACAAGGGGCCTGGAGGGGGAGGCACTGGTTTAGGGGAGGAAGTGGGTGAGGGAGACAGCTTGACATCAGTACTCACCAGGCAAATGATGCGGTCTCTTTTGCTGGGGTTTCTGGAGGACTTttagagaaaggagggagaagcaggaaaatagCTATAACCAGTGTGTCTGCAGGGGTGGGCTGTTCGGCGGACCCTCAAGTGGGGGCAGGCTGCCTCCCACAGCCTTTAGACTGCACAAACCTGGGTCCCCCAGGGAGGAAGGCTTTGTCCCACAGATACTGGTGGGCAGAGGTGGTAGCCCCAAGTCTCAGTGTCACTGGCAACACTTACACTTTCTGACCTGGGCTAAGGCTAGGTCCTGCCTCCTGCCAGCCTGGCCGGCTAAGGTTTTCCCATCAGGATGGGCCCATGCTGAAGGCCTGAGTTGGGCACTCCGTATTTAGGCTGCCCATGCTCAAAATTATCATCaaagcaactttaaaaagaaagggtcccaagggcacctgggtggctcagtgggttaagtgcctgccttcagctcaagtcatgatctcagggtcctaggatctcACACacagggctcccttctcagcaaggaacctgcttctctctctccccttgctcgTTCTCTCTCGTTGTCtgtcaaacaaaatcttaaaaaaaaaaaaaaaaaaaaaaaaagaggtcccCAAAGATCCCTGAATCTGACTGGATCTTTTGGTGGAGACCTACGAATGTGAATTTTTTATAATCCTTCCCACAGTGGGGCCAACAGGGAATCGGGTGGAAGAATGAACTTCACTCTTCTCTTTTTATCCTGTTTGAGTTTTGTATCCAAATCAAGTATTAGAGACCagttcactgaaaaaaaaaacaaaacaaacaacaacaacaaaaacccctccCAATTCGTACATCTGGTAGACCGTAGTCCTAGCCCTGTCAGCCAAGCACTTCTGGTGACCCAAAAGGGTCTGAGGACAGGAGCTGGGGAGACACTCAGGGTGGTTACCAAGCAAAATTGCTGCAGTTCCAGCTGGCATGGCTGATACCAGGCTGCCCTCAGGGccctctcccctacccctggAGTAAGCCCATCCGTATCTTGGGAAGGGCTCCAGACCCCTCTCATTGATAAGTCCACAAGAAATCAAACTCTTTCCTTTATGCGACGCTGGATTTTCCACAAAGTAAAATCAAGATGAGTAAAGATGTGGTTTCTAGATAGTACTTGACAAAGCGGAGACCAGGGTTGGAGGCGTCATCACTTTGGCCTATAAAAGCTGCTGCAAGAGGCCAAGACCACAAGCCACTCAGCTTAGGCCAGCCTACGAGTCTGCTCCTTGCTTCTCCTGCACTGGCTCTAGGCTCCATGGCGCTCTGGTTGACTGTGGTCATTGCTCTCACCTGCCTTGGTGGCCTTGCCTCCCCAGGCCCTGTGCCTTCTCACAAAGCCCTCAGGGAGCTCATTGAGGAACTGGTCAACATCACCCAAAATCAGGTGAGTACCCTCCGGTCAGGGTCCTAGGTTTGAGGATGCTGGAGTAGGGGACTCTCACTCTCATGGTATTGGTCATGGCTCAGGCCATGAAGGCTGCGCCCAGTCTTGAGAAGCCCCATGGACCAGGATGGGCCCAGCCATGAGGGAGAAGAGCCAGGTTGGGGGGCAGCAGTATGGATGGACCCATAAAGGGGTTTGGTGGAGCCCCCAGGGACCACCTGTTCCCCTGGCCTGGCCCTGTCTGCCATGGCCAGCTACTACTCAGCCGTTCaagaagaggaaagcagagaagggcCAGCACTCTCCTAGAACTACTTAGCATTTGCCATCTGGTTTGAATGGAATAATGAGGCCATTATTCACAGCATTTTGGTTAAGCTCATTCTTACAGAAGGCTTCATTGGTAGTCAGCTCCTGTCCCCAGTGGTGATGGCTCACACTTTCTGTGCAATGACTGTGTGCCAAGCCTAGTGCTGGGTGcttttcatctcatttcatcaCTGCCAACCACCTCAAAAGGCAGTTATGATGACCCTATTTGACTGACTAAGCTTCATTAAGGTTGACAAAAGCCAAATTCAAACCAGGCCTGGCTGACACCCAGCACCCATACTCCAAACTGCAGTGTCCCCCAATTCAGAAGACAGGGTTTTCTATACTAGCCCCTACCACCCCCCATCTGATTGAcctgccaccccctcctccctcacccagCGCTGTCCTGACTCTTCCCTGGAGATGTCCTACTGACCGGCCAGGTGTTTTCTGTCTTGCGGCCCTGGCTGTGGAAAGCTTCACACAGGCTTTTCCCTTACTGGTTGTGTCAtgcagatttttctctctcagccCCAAGACCCTGTACAATGGGTCTCCCCCACCATGCAGAGCAGGAAGTGAAGCTCAGGAACACTGAGGGGTCCCAGGCCTAGCTCTGGGCTACACCAGGGCTGCCTGCAGGGCCGGATCCCTGCGGAGACGCGGCCTGGCCTTACTGTCTTTTCGCTCCCTCAGGCGTCCCTCTGCAATGGCAGCATGGTGTGGAGCGTCAACCAGACCGCCAGCATGGTAAGGACCCCCGGACGCTGGGAGGGACACGGATGAGGCTGTAGGTCTTGTCTCTCACAAGGCTCAGGGGTTCCGAGCAAGCTTCAAGAGCTACCCATAACTTGGAGCCACCGCGGTCAGGGCTCTCGGCCCCTCCTCCTGCAGAGTCAGTGAAGGtgccagggcgggggggggggcacccgGCAGGGCCTGACACCCCTGTGTTCTTCTCCCTGCAGTACTGTGCAGCTCTAGAATCTTTGCTCAATGTCTCTGACTGCGGCGCCATCCAAAGGACTCAGAGGATGCTGAAAGCCATGTGCCTTCACACTCCCTCGGCAGGGGTAAGGTCCTCTGCCCTGTGTCCCCCAACTCCACATCCACTCCTGTCTgccctgggagctccaggagacCCTGGCTGAGCATCTGGAAGGCCGGCGTCCACTCTGGGGGTGGGCCACTGTGGCAGCGGGAACATGGCCTTTGGGGTTTCCAGGATCTGGGCTTGTGGGCTCCTGACTCCTACCTGAGCTTCGGTTTCCACATCCATGAAATGCGGGTAATAACAGCACCCACCTCGTGGGGGCttttgtgaggatgaaataagCCAGTTCCTGGAAAGCCCCTGGCGGATGCTGGGCCTCTTTGCTCCGGCGTCCCACTAACACGCTGGTCTCTTTGTCCTGTAGCACCTTTCCAGTCAGCGCAGCCAAGACACCAAAATTGAAGTGATCCAGTTGGTCAAAAACCTGCTCACCCATGTACGGGGACTTTTTCGCCATGGAAATTTCACATGAACACGAAAACCTAGCATCCTTATTTGCAGAGGCAGACCTGCCCATTTAAGTAacagattcatttttctttcagatgtCACAAATTTCTTGggggagatggggggtggggagggagggagacacgATTTCCTTAGCTTGGACCTCAGCCTGTGCTGCCTGCCTCCCGGAGCCGAGCCCAGTCTGGTGCCCTCCtccctcaggctctgtgctcgggaAGGACCAGAGGAACCGCGGCCTCACACGACTGCCCCCTCCTGAGAGCAAACCGCAGCATTACAGTGGGAGCTGCCCTGGCAGCCCCGCTTGGGAGGGGGCCTCGCTGTGCGCACCCggctgaggcccagggcagcagctcgGGCACATTTCTTCTTAGCCTTATTTATTACTGTGTGTTATTTAAACAAGTGTGTTCGTCtgtgctggggacagggagggcctGTTGCCTCCAGAACTTGGAGCTGGGGGCCCAACGACTCAGGCGTTAGGAGTCCCTGGGAAAAAAAGCACTGTGTG
The Ailuropoda melanoleuca isolate Jingjing chromosome 3, ASM200744v2, whole genome shotgun sequence DNA segment above includes these coding regions:
- the IL13 gene encoding LOW QUALITY PROTEIN: interleukin-13 (The sequence of the model RefSeq protein was modified relative to this genomic sequence to represent the inferred CDS: deleted 2 bases in 1 codon; substituted 1 base at 1 genomic stop codon), whose amino-acid sequence is MWFLDSTXQSGDQGWRRHLWPIKAAARGQDHKPLSLGQPTSLLLASPALALGSMALWLTVVIALTCLGGLASPGPVPSHKALRELIEELVNITQNQASLCNGSMVWSVNQTASMYCAALESLLNVSDCGAIQRTQRMLKAMCLHTPSAGHLSSQRSQDTKIEVIQLVKNLLTHVRGLFRHGNFT